In Rutidosis leptorrhynchoides isolate AG116_Rl617_1_P2 chromosome 2, CSIRO_AGI_Rlap_v1, whole genome shotgun sequence, one genomic interval encodes:
- the LOC139889494 gene encoding uncharacterized protein, with protein sequence MDFSQANRDHLKRELDVYYVIMRRDEQFANLNGISDLARLMVKTEKDISFRYVYRLLKLALVLPVATAIVERCFSTMKLLKSDLRNRMNDDFLNGCLLGAIEREALARVKDETIMNRFQRMKYRRGQL encoded by the coding sequence ATGGATTTTAGTCAAGCTAATAGAGATCATCTTAAGCGTGAACTTGATGTCTACTATGTGATTATGCGGCGCGATGAACAATTTGCCAACCTAAACGGGATTAGCGACCTAGCTAGATTGATGGTTAAAACTGAAAAAGATATATCATTTCGCTATGTCTACCGGTTATTAAAGCTTGCCTTGGTTTTGCCTGTTGCAACTGCAATAGTAGAGAGGTGTTTTTCGACAATGAAGCTTCTAAAATCAGATTTGCGTAATCGAATGAATGATGATTTCTTAAACGGTTGTCTTCTTGGTGCCATAGAAAGAGAAGCGCTTGCTAGAGTTAAAGATGAAACAATTATGAATCGTTTCCAACGAATGAAATATCGTAGGGGACAATTGTAA